The genomic interval GAGCAGGGCGGCGATGACGCCGATGGTGATCCAGTGCTCGCGCCCGAAGTCGTCGGCCGTGGTCTTGCCCTCGGCGCCGTCGCCGGCGTCCCGCCCGGGGACGACCAGGGCGCCCTCGTGGTACCGCCCCAGCAGCTTCCAGCCGCCGAGCAGGAAGTAGGCGGCGAAGACGACCACCGCGTGCGCCATCATGTTGTTGAGGTAGGTGGACAGCGCGTAGCCGCCGAGGCCGATCTCGTCCATGACGCCGTTGACGATGACGCCGGTCGGGGCGATGGGGGAGAGCGAGCCGGCGTTGGCGCCGTTGCCGATCATGATCGCCATCAGGAACGCGGGGATGCCGACCTGCCCGGCGACGGCCATGCCCATGGGCGCCATCAGGGCGACCGAGGCGATGTTGCCCGGCCCGATCGAGGCGAGCACGAACGAGAGGGCGAAGAACATCATCGGCATGACGCCGACGTTGCCGCGGCACAGCAGGACCGCCTTGTGGGCGATGAGATCGAGCGTGCCGTTGGCCTGCGCCTGCGAGAAGAGCAGCGTGACGCCGGCCAGGGTCAGGAACAGCCGGGTCGGGAACCCGCTCATCACCTCGGCGGCGCTCATGTCGGCGATGTAGACGCCGACCACCCAGGCGAGGGAGATGGCGAGGAACCCGACGTGGAGCCGGATCGTGCAACTGACCACGATGGCGATCGCCAGGGCGCCGAGCGACAGGGTGGCGGCATCCATGGGGCGGGAGTATATCCGGTCCCGGCCGTCGGGGGCGTTTCGGGGAGTAGGATTGAAGAAACGGCGCGCTGCGGCCGACACGAGCGTTCAGCGGC from Acidobacteriota bacterium carries:
- a CDS encoding C4-dicarboxylate ABC transporter produces the protein MDAATLSLGALAIAIVVSCTIRLHVGFLAISLAWVVGVYIADMSAAEVMSGFPTRLFLTLAGVTLLFSQAQANGTLDLIAHKAVLLCRGNVGVMPMMFFALSFVLASIGPGNIASVALMAPMGMAVAGQVGIPAFLMAIMIGNGANAGSLSPIAPTGVIVNGVMDEIGLGGYALSTYLNNMMAHAVVVFAAYFLLGGWKLLGRYHEGALVVPGRDAGDGAEGKTTADDFGREHWITIGVIAALLVGVILFGVDVGLGAFGCAIILALLKAGDESEAVKIMPWRVIMMVCGVTVLISVLDETGGLELFTRVLAGVSTANTVTAVMAFTTGFISIYSSTSGVVLPAFLPTVPGLAEQVGGVDPLAIASSMNVGAHLVDVSALSTLGALCMAAAPKSEDPRKLFNKLMAWGLSMTIVGGFTCWLLFTVLRIGIG